In the Arthrobacter zhaoxinii genome, one interval contains:
- the dhaK gene encoding dihydroxyacetone kinase subunit DhaK produces MKKLINNPRSVVAESLEGFGLAHHELVQIHLDPDYVLRRDVPVEGRVGLVSGGGSGHEPLHGGYVGRGMLTAAVPGPVFTSPTPDQILPAIVKSDSGSGVLLVVKNYTGDVLNFETAAELAAVEGIDVRTVVVNDDVAVEDSLYTAGRRGVAGTVLLERIAGGAADRGDDLGKVAEIAERVNANVRSMGVALAPCTVPHAGEPSFTLAEDEIEMGVGIHGEPGRHRVAMTNADSITDQLMEPVLSDLGVASGDRVLLFVNGMGGTPLSELYIVYRRAAKILEERGARVERSLVGNYITALEMEGASVTVLRLDDEMTELWDSPVNTPALRWGV; encoded by the coding sequence ATGAAGAAACTCATCAACAATCCCCGCTCGGTGGTGGCCGAATCGCTCGAAGGCTTCGGGCTGGCCCACCACGAGCTGGTCCAGATCCATCTGGACCCGGACTACGTGCTTCGGCGCGACGTCCCGGTCGAGGGCAGGGTAGGTCTGGTCTCCGGCGGCGGCAGCGGTCACGAGCCGCTGCACGGCGGCTATGTGGGCCGCGGAATGCTCACCGCCGCTGTCCCCGGTCCGGTGTTCACCTCGCCTACCCCGGACCAGATCCTGCCGGCCATCGTGAAGAGCGATTCCGGGTCGGGCGTCCTGCTGGTCGTGAAGAACTACACCGGAGACGTCCTGAACTTCGAGACCGCCGCCGAGCTTGCCGCCGTCGAAGGCATCGACGTCCGCACAGTGGTGGTGAACGACGACGTCGCGGTGGAGGACTCGCTCTACACCGCGGGCAGGCGTGGCGTAGCCGGTACCGTGCTGCTGGAGCGGATCGCCGGCGGTGCCGCGGACCGGGGCGACGATCTTGGCAAGGTGGCGGAGATCGCCGAGCGGGTGAACGCCAACGTGCGGTCCATGGGCGTGGCCCTGGCACCCTGCACGGTGCCGCATGCCGGCGAGCCGAGCTTCACCCTCGCTGAAGACGAGATTGAAATGGGCGTGGGAATCCACGGCGAGCCCGGGCGGCACCGGGTGGCGATGACCAACGCAGATTCCATTACGGACCAGCTGATGGAACCGGTGCTGAGCGACCTCGGGGTCGCCTCCGGGGACCGGGTGCTGCTGTTTGTGAACGGAATGGGCGGAACCCCGCTGAGCGAGCTGTACATCGTGTACCGCCGCGCGGCTAAGATCCTTGAAGAGCGCGGCGCCCGGGTGGAGCGTTCCCTGGTGGGCAACTACATCACCGCCCTGGAAATGGAGGGTGCGTCAGTGACCGTCCTGAGACTGGACGATGAGATGACGGAGCTGTGGGACTCGCCGGTGAACACCCCGGCACTGCGGTGGGGAGTCTAG
- the dhaL gene encoding dihydroxyacetone kinase subunit DhaL, with amino-acid sequence MALDAAWADKWMRLSAAALSENRQRLTTLDREIGDADHGENMERGFSAVVEKLEADGVPETPGAVFKTTAMTLMSKVGGAAGPLYGTAFLRASTAAGTAPVLGPAELVAVLAAARDGIVARGKAEPGDKTMIDAWTPAVDAAATAESAGSGPVEILTAAANAAEAGLAGTEPLVARKGRASYLGERSAGHLDPGAASTALILHAAVSAAEAAA; translated from the coding sequence ATGGCACTGGATGCAGCCTGGGCAGATAAGTGGATGCGCCTCAGCGCCGCCGCCCTCAGCGAGAACCGGCAGCGGCTGACCACCCTGGACCGGGAGATCGGCGACGCGGACCACGGCGAAAACATGGAACGCGGGTTCAGCGCGGTGGTGGAGAAGCTGGAGGCCGACGGCGTTCCGGAAACTCCCGGAGCAGTCTTCAAGACCACGGCCATGACCCTGATGTCGAAGGTGGGAGGTGCCGCCGGCCCGCTGTACGGGACGGCGTTCCTGCGTGCCTCCACCGCGGCCGGTACGGCGCCGGTCCTCGGCCCGGCCGAACTGGTGGCTGTCCTAGCGGCAGCCCGGGACGGCATAGTTGCCCGCGGCAAGGCCGAACCGGGCGACAAGACCATGATCGATGCCTGGACCCCCGCCGTCGATGCCGCCGCGACGGCCGAGTCTGCCGGCTCCGGGCCGGTGGAGATCCTCACTGCGGCCGCGAACGCCGCCGAGGCGGGATTGGCCGGGACCGAGCCGCTCGTCGCCCGCAAAGGCCGGGCCAGCTACTTGGGGGAACGCAGTGCCGGACATCTGGATCCCGGAGCAGCCTCCACGGCGCTGATCCTGCACGCGGCGGTTTCGGCGGCGGAGGCGGCAGCGTGA
- the dhaM gene encoding dihydroxyacetone kinase phosphoryl donor subunit DhaM encodes MSVGLVVVSHSAKLAEGVCELAAQMAADVSIAAAGGTDDGGIGTSLEKIMAGIAATDSGEGTVLLTDLGSAVMTAESALEFLEPEQQQRVRMADAPLVEGTVAAAVAAQTGRNVADVAAAAESAGASYAPDGETPGKASGAAGDAGAPAPAEPEPAAGDTASGAWTLVNPMGLHARPAAVVAQLLADLDAEITINGVDGKSVMMLMTLGLRPGETLSATATGPDAARAVELLAEQVRNGFGEI; translated from the coding sequence GTGAGTGTCGGCCTGGTGGTTGTCTCCCACAGCGCGAAACTGGCTGAGGGCGTCTGCGAGCTTGCCGCCCAGATGGCCGCCGATGTTTCCATTGCTGCGGCCGGCGGGACGGACGACGGCGGCATCGGCACCAGCCTGGAGAAAATCATGGCCGGTATTGCCGCCACGGACTCCGGCGAGGGCACGGTGCTGCTGACCGATCTGGGATCCGCGGTGATGACCGCGGAATCCGCCCTGGAGTTCCTCGAACCCGAGCAGCAGCAGCGGGTCCGGATGGCGGATGCGCCGCTGGTGGAGGGTACGGTGGCCGCGGCCGTAGCGGCGCAGACCGGCAGGAACGTCGCTGACGTTGCGGCTGCGGCGGAGTCCGCCGGAGCATCCTATGCACCGGACGGTGAAACGCCCGGTAAAGCGTCCGGCGCAGCCGGCGACGCCGGCGCGCCCGCGCCTGCGGAACCGGAGCCGGCTGCCGGTGACACCGCCAGCGGTGCCTGGACGCTGGTAAACCCGATGGGCCTGCATGCCCGTCCGGCTGCGGTGGTGGCCCAACTGCTGGCGGACCTGGATGCGGAGATCACCATCAACGGGGTGGACGGCAAATCGGTCATGATGCTGATGACGCTGGGCCTGCGGCCGGGGGAGACCCTCAGCGCCACTGCCACCGGACCCGATGCGGCCCGGGCCGTGGAACTCCTGGCGGAGCAGGTGCGGAACGGGTTCGGGGAAATCTGA
- a CDS encoding HhH-GPD family protein encodes MDSQAEELHRRITGWFAGNARDLPWRDSDRTPWGVLVSEIMLQQTPVVRVLPVWVSWLQRWPTPAGLASESSGEAVRAWGRLGYPRRALRLHAAAKAIVEEFGGEVPSTYPELLRLPGVGDYTAAAVAAFAFGRRETVVDTNIRRVHARAVTGNALPSPALTAAEMRLAASLLPADTSDSVAWNASVMELGAVVCTARSPKCEQCPILDRCAWVAAGRPEPHYTAKGQAWAGTDRQVRGAMMAVLRSADGPVRRELLLHAPVDLGAPPLAAELGPLAALHRLQAPQEQMERALTGLIADRLAAEDASGVSLPL; translated from the coding sequence ATGGATTCACAGGCGGAAGAACTGCACCGTCGTATCACCGGGTGGTTCGCCGGCAATGCCCGCGACCTCCCTTGGCGGGATTCCGACCGCACGCCCTGGGGTGTGCTGGTCAGTGAAATCATGCTCCAGCAGACACCCGTAGTCCGCGTCCTGCCGGTCTGGGTTTCGTGGCTGCAGCGGTGGCCGACGCCGGCCGGGCTGGCCTCGGAATCCAGCGGCGAGGCGGTCCGGGCCTGGGGCAGGCTCGGCTATCCTCGCCGGGCGCTGCGGCTGCACGCCGCCGCGAAGGCCATTGTGGAGGAGTTCGGGGGCGAGGTTCCCTCGACCTACCCGGAATTGCTGCGGCTGCCCGGCGTCGGCGACTATACGGCCGCAGCTGTGGCGGCGTTTGCCTTCGGCCGGCGGGAAACAGTGGTGGACACCAACATCCGGCGGGTACATGCCCGCGCAGTGACCGGCAATGCCCTGCCCTCACCCGCGCTGACCGCTGCGGAAATGCGGCTCGCTGCTTCACTGCTGCCCGCCGACACCTCGGATTCCGTGGCCTGGAATGCTTCCGTCATGGAACTCGGCGCGGTGGTGTGCACGGCCCGCAGCCCTAAATGCGAACAGTGTCCGATACTGGACCGCTGCGCCTGGGTGGCCGCGGGCAGGCCGGAACCGCATTACACCGCCAAGGGCCAGGCCTGGGCGGGAACGGACCGCCAGGTCCGCGGGGCCATGATGGCGGTGCTGCGCTCGGCTGACGGCCCGGTCCGCCGGGAACTGCTGCTGCACGCGCCGGTTGATCTGGGCGCCCCGCCCCTGGCGGCCGAACTCGGCCCCTTGGCCGCACTGCACCGGCTGCAGGCACCGCAGGAGCAGATGGAGCGGGCGCTCACCGGTCTGATCGCGGACCGGCTGGCCGCGGAAGACGCCAGCGGAGTGTCGCTGCCGCTTTGA
- a CDS encoding DUF4232 domain-containing protein: MKGTRTQQPAGDRTGPRRPSPAVYRRRRLVAAVLAVLLLVGLGFAVAAVVGLLAPEKHPVADATVPAPTLTAPAATPAAARAPKPPKPAASPSESACRPDAVSVTAATDAGTYPAGAAPILTLTVTNTGESACEINVGTSQMEFLVASGSDRIFSSVDCQDGGKDYLRKVEPGASETANFTWERNRSAPGCAAVASNPNPGYYVFTARLGETSSEAAVFELE, from the coding sequence ATGAAGGGGACCCGAACACAGCAGCCGGCCGGAGACCGCACCGGTCCGCGGCGGCCGAGCCCCGCCGTCTACCGTCGCCGGCGGCTCGTTGCCGCCGTCCTTGCCGTGCTGCTCCTCGTGGGGCTCGGCTTCGCAGTTGCCGCCGTGGTTGGCCTACTGGCCCCGGAAAAACACCCCGTAGCCGACGCCACCGTCCCGGCTCCGACCCTCACCGCGCCGGCCGCCACCCCGGCCGCGGCTCGAGCACCGAAACCACCGAAACCGGCGGCAAGCCCGTCGGAATCCGCCTGCCGGCCGGACGCAGTCTCGGTGACGGCGGCCACCGATGCCGGGACCTACCCGGCCGGAGCCGCACCTATCCTGACCCTCACCGTCACCAACACCGGGGAATCAGCCTGCGAGATCAACGTGGGCACTTCCCAGATGGAATTCCTCGTGGCCAGCGGATCGGACCGGATCTTCTCCTCCGTGGACTGCCAGGACGGCGGCAAGGACTACCTCCGGAAGGTGGAGCCCGGAGCGTCGGAGACGGCCAACTTCACCTGGGAACGGAACCGGTCAGCACCGGGCTGCGCTGCCGTGGCTTCCAACCCCAACCCCGGCTACTACGTGTTCACTGCCCGGCTTGGGGAAACCAGCAGCGAAGCAGCCGTCTTCGAACTGGAATAG
- the disA gene encoding DNA integrity scanning diadenylate cyclase DisA, protein MARSPEDALKATLARVAPGTELRDGLERILRGRTGALIVLGFDRAVDAICSGGFDIGIDFSPTRLRELAKMDGAIVCDRDARNILRAAVQLVPDHTIETHESGTRHRTAERVAIQTGFPVISVSQSMRIIQLYVGGLRHVLEGSEPVLARANQALATLERYRARLDQVTNSLSALEIEAMVTVRDVAVTLQRQEMVRRISEEISQYVLELGVDGRLLSLQLEELTTGLGPGSEMILRDYADLNDGKRNVEEQIATLQNMSSSEMVDLSKIAAVVGFQPGQDSLEAVVQPRGYRLLSNIKSVPPAVSNRLVDHFGGLQNLMAANIDDLMTVDGIGEQRARTVREGLSRIAETSLLDRFM, encoded by the coding sequence ATGGCCCGCAGTCCCGAAGACGCGCTGAAAGCAACCCTGGCGCGGGTAGCACCGGGGACCGAGCTCCGTGACGGACTCGAGCGCATCCTGCGGGGCCGCACCGGCGCCCTGATCGTCCTGGGCTTTGACCGCGCGGTGGACGCCATTTGTTCCGGCGGGTTCGACATCGGCATTGACTTCTCTCCCACCAGGCTGCGGGAGCTGGCGAAAATGGACGGCGCGATTGTCTGTGACCGCGACGCCAGGAACATCCTGCGGGCGGCCGTGCAGCTGGTCCCCGACCACACCATCGAAACGCATGAGTCCGGCACCCGGCACCGGACGGCCGAGCGGGTTGCCATCCAGACCGGCTTCCCGGTGATTTCGGTCAGCCAGTCCATGCGGATCATCCAGCTCTACGTCGGCGGACTCCGCCATGTCCTGGAAGGATCCGAGCCGGTGCTGGCCCGCGCCAACCAGGCACTGGCGACCCTCGAGCGGTACCGCGCCCGGCTGGACCAGGTCACGAATTCCCTCTCCGCACTGGAAATCGAAGCGATGGTGACGGTCCGCGACGTAGCGGTCACGCTGCAGCGCCAGGAAATGGTCCGCCGGATTTCCGAGGAAATCTCCCAGTATGTCCTCGAACTTGGAGTGGACGGCCGTCTGCTGTCCCTGCAGCTGGAGGAACTGACCACCGGCCTTGGACCGGGCAGCGAAATGATCCTGCGTGACTACGCCGACCTGAATGACGGCAAACGCAATGTCGAGGAACAGATCGCCACCCTGCAGAACATGAGTTCGTCCGAAATGGTGGACCTCAGCAAGATCGCCGCGGTGGTGGGCTTCCAGCCGGGCCAGGATTCCCTTGAAGCAGTGGTGCAGCCGCGCGGCTACCGGCTCCTGAGCAACATCAAATCCGTTCCCCCGGCGGTGTCGAACCGGCTGGTGGACCACTTCGGCGGCCTGCAGAACCTCATGGCGGCAAACATTGATGATCTGATGACGGTCGACGGCATCGGGGAGCAGCGTGCCCGCACCGTTCGTGAGGGTCTCTCCCGGATCGCTGAAACCAGCCTTCTTGACCGGTTTATGTAG
- the radA gene encoding DNA repair protein RadA, translating to MATKTARPKTANFRCSECGWTTAKWVGRCGECQAWGTVEESGEVLARTTAATVVARPALRIGEVDATTAAYQATGVGELDRVLGGGLVPGAVILLAGEPGVGKSTLLLDVAARVAGAGRDVLYVTGEESTAQVKLRAERIGAVSENLYLSAETDLGQALGQVEQVSPGLLIVDSVQTLSSTAVDGSAGGVSQVREVAASLINAAKTRNMTTLLVGHVTKDGSIAGPRLLEHLVDVVCQFDGDRHSRLRLLRAVKNRYGPTDEVGCFDLTEDGIEGLADPSGLFVSRTKDPVSGTCITVTLEGKRPLVAEVQSLVAETGNAQARRATSGVDASRVAMLLAVLQQRASMSLAKDDSYVSTVGGVKLSEPATDLAVALAVASAKMNKPLPAQLIAFGEVGLAGEVRPVPGIGRRITEAERLGFTHAVVPASPNGPGNVPAGFKVREVSTLAEALELLF from the coding sequence ATGGCAACAAAGACTGCACGGCCCAAGACCGCCAACTTCCGCTGCTCGGAATGCGGTTGGACAACGGCCAAATGGGTGGGACGCTGCGGCGAATGCCAGGCCTGGGGAACAGTGGAGGAATCCGGTGAAGTCCTTGCCCGCACCACCGCCGCCACAGTAGTTGCCCGCCCGGCGCTGCGGATCGGTGAGGTGGACGCCACCACTGCCGCCTATCAGGCCACCGGGGTCGGTGAACTGGACCGCGTCCTGGGCGGCGGGCTGGTCCCGGGCGCCGTGATCCTGCTGGCCGGCGAGCCCGGTGTAGGCAAGTCCACCCTGCTCCTCGACGTCGCTGCCCGTGTGGCAGGAGCGGGGCGTGACGTTCTCTACGTTACGGGTGAGGAATCCACGGCGCAGGTGAAGCTGCGGGCCGAGCGCATCGGCGCCGTGTCGGAGAACCTCTATCTCAGCGCGGAAACGGACCTGGGCCAGGCCCTGGGCCAGGTGGAGCAGGTCTCCCCCGGACTGTTGATAGTGGATTCGGTCCAGACCCTGAGCAGTACCGCTGTGGACGGCAGCGCCGGCGGAGTGAGCCAGGTCCGTGAGGTGGCGGCCTCCCTGATCAACGCTGCCAAGACCCGGAACATGACCACCCTGCTGGTCGGCCATGTCACCAAGGACGGGTCCATCGCCGGCCCGCGGCTGCTGGAGCACCTGGTGGATGTGGTGTGCCAGTTCGACGGCGACAGGCATTCGAGGCTGCGGCTGCTGCGTGCGGTCAAGAACCGGTACGGGCCGACGGACGAGGTGGGCTGCTTCGACCTGACCGAAGACGGCATCGAAGGGCTCGCCGATCCCAGCGGGCTTTTCGTCTCGCGCACCAAGGACCCGGTGTCGGGCACCTGCATCACCGTGACGCTGGAGGGCAAGCGTCCGCTGGTGGCCGAGGTGCAGTCCCTGGTCGCGGAAACCGGTAATGCCCAGGCACGCCGCGCCACGAGCGGTGTGGACGCCTCCCGCGTGGCCATGCTGCTGGCGGTCCTGCAGCAGCGTGCCTCCATGAGCCTGGCCAAGGATGACAGCTACGTCTCCACCGTGGGCGGCGTGAAGCTGAGCGAACCTGCGACGGACCTTGCGGTGGCGCTGGCGGTGGCGTCGGCGAAAATGAACAAACCGCTGCCAGCCCAGCTCATTGCCTTCGGCGAGGTGGGACTGGCCGGGGAGGTGCGTCCGGTGCCCGGTATCGGCCGCCGGATCACCGAGGCGGAACGGCTGGGCTTCACCCACGCGGTGGTTCCGGCCTCCCCCAACGGACCGGGAAATGTCCCGGCCGGCTTCAAGGTCCGCGAAGTCTCCACCCTGGCCGAGGCGCTCGAGCTGCTCTTCTAA
- a CDS encoding FUSC family protein: MPQRSSFAKSRGFLLNRARVGLQRSRNSVVPALQMTVCAVGAYAFAEYVLGHEGPLFAATAALISLGFSREPRTRRVLEVGIGCTLGITIGEILLTLLGNGLAQAAVVLFVSVMLARFLDRGVIFTTQLGLQSLLVVLLPAPDGGAFTRSLDAIVGGVFALVVTMLAPRDPRREPKSNIRELLHELSAVLRQCSEAIEKSDSTIAWHALVRARNTQPQLDTLARSVRDAREVARISPAYRRYLAELGDLRGSIGYLDLAVRNSRVFARRTTSVINHASLGDEAIESVSEVLNETADAVDILARALGGGEGPDTRLRHLRQARNELAAVGTRLHPKSLGITDLQGDALIMLFRPLVVDLLESTGLTHEEAVTYLSEV; this comes from the coding sequence ATGCCCCAACGCAGCTCCTTCGCCAAAAGCCGGGGTTTCCTGCTGAACCGGGCCCGCGTGGGGCTGCAGCGCAGCCGCAATTCGGTGGTGCCGGCCCTGCAGATGACCGTCTGCGCCGTCGGAGCCTACGCATTCGCGGAGTACGTGCTCGGACATGAGGGTCCGCTGTTCGCCGCCACTGCCGCCCTGATTTCGCTCGGGTTCTCCCGGGAACCGCGCACCCGCCGGGTGCTGGAGGTGGGGATCGGCTGCACGCTGGGCATCACCATCGGCGAAATCCTGCTCACCCTGCTGGGCAACGGCCTGGCCCAGGCCGCCGTCGTCCTCTTTGTCTCGGTGATGCTGGCACGGTTCCTGGACCGCGGCGTCATCTTCACCACGCAGCTGGGGCTGCAGTCCCTGCTGGTGGTCCTTCTTCCCGCCCCGGACGGCGGTGCCTTTACCCGCAGCCTGGATGCCATCGTCGGCGGTGTTTTTGCCCTGGTGGTGACCATGCTGGCGCCGCGCGATCCGCGCCGGGAGCCGAAGTCCAATATCCGCGAGCTCCTGCACGAACTCTCCGCCGTGCTGCGCCAGTGTTCCGAAGCCATTGAGAAGAGTGATTCCACCATTGCCTGGCATGCGCTGGTGCGGGCCCGGAACACCCAGCCCCAGCTGGACACCCTCGCCCGCAGCGTCCGGGACGCACGGGAGGTTGCCCGGATTTCCCCTGCCTACCGCCGCTATCTGGCGGAACTGGGGGATCTGCGCGGCTCCATCGGCTACCTGGACCTTGCGGTCCGTAACAGCCGGGTCTTCGCGCGCCGCACGACGTCGGTCATCAACCATGCATCGCTGGGCGACGAGGCCATCGAGAGTGTCTCGGAAGTGCTCAACGAAACCGCCGACGCCGTAGACATCCTCGCCCGCGCCCTGGGTGGCGGTGAAGGACCGGACACCCGGCTGCGGCACCTGCGCCAGGCCCGCAATGAGCTGGCGGCCGTGGGAACGCGCCTGCATCCGAAGTCACTGGGCATCACGGACCTGCAGGGGGATGCGCTGATTATGCTCTTCCGCCCGCTGGTGGTGGACCTGCTGGAATCCACGGGGCTGACCCATGAAGAGGCAGTGACCTACCTGTCTGAGGTCTGA
- the pstS gene encoding phosphate ABC transporter substrate-binding protein PstS has translation MKVSNFGRTASVLTVSAAVALGLAACGTDSAAPAGAPASTESSVTGTLSGAGASSQDAAMQAWIAGFGSANPQASIQYSPDGSGAGREALLAGGVQFAGSDAYLDEEETAAAAEVCGPDGAIHVPVYISPIAVAFNLPGITELNLDAETIAGIFRGEITAWNDPAIAAQNEAAKLPDTPITAVHRGDESGTTKNFTEYLAEAAPDTWTDPAAGEWPAGLPNGESASGTGGVISTVSSTEGGITYADASAAGSLGKVSVKVGDAYVPFSADAAALAVESSTPAGGEGRPEADMAMDLDRDTAASGAYPVVLVSYHVFCTSYEDQQTVDLVRAFGNYVVSDEGQSAASDAAGSAPLSDALRGKAETALETIKVRS, from the coding sequence GTGAAGGTTTCGAATTTCGGCCGCACTGCATCCGTTCTGACCGTCTCGGCTGCAGTTGCCCTGGGCCTTGCCGCCTGCGGCACCGACAGCGCTGCACCGGCCGGAGCTCCGGCAAGTACCGAAAGCTCCGTCACCGGTACGCTTTCCGGTGCCGGTGCCTCCTCCCAGGACGCGGCCATGCAGGCCTGGATTGCCGGCTTCGGGTCGGCGAACCCGCAGGCGTCCATCCAGTACTCACCGGACGGCTCCGGTGCGGGCCGGGAAGCGCTGCTGGCCGGCGGGGTGCAGTTTGCCGGGTCCGACGCCTACCTTGATGAAGAGGAGACCGCGGCAGCCGCGGAGGTCTGCGGTCCCGACGGCGCCATCCATGTTCCCGTGTACATTTCACCGATCGCCGTTGCCTTTAACCTCCCCGGCATAACGGAGCTGAACCTGGACGCAGAGACCATCGCAGGCATTTTCCGCGGCGAGATCACGGCATGGAATGATCCGGCCATCGCAGCCCAGAACGAGGCAGCAAAGTTGCCGGACACCCCCATCACTGCGGTGCACCGCGGCGACGAATCCGGCACCACCAAGAACTTCACCGAATACCTGGCCGAGGCCGCTCCCGACACGTGGACCGATCCGGCAGCGGGCGAATGGCCTGCCGGTCTGCCGAACGGCGAAAGCGCTTCCGGCACCGGCGGTGTCATCTCCACGGTGAGCTCCACCGAGGGCGGCATCACCTATGCCGACGCCTCCGCGGCCGGTTCCCTGGGCAAGGTCAGCGTCAAGGTGGGCGATGCCTACGTGCCGTTCAGCGCCGACGCCGCTGCACTCGCCGTCGAATCCTCCACTCCGGCGGGCGGGGAAGGCCGACCCGAAGCGGACATGGCCATGGACCTGGACCGCGATACGGCGGCATCCGGTGCTTATCCCGTGGTGCTGGTGAGCTACCACGTCTTCTGCACCAGCTATGAGGACCAGCAGACAGTGGACCTGGTCCGCGCGTTCGGCAACTACGTGGTCAGCGACGAAGGCCAGTCGGCCGCGTCGGACGCCGCGGGCAGTGCGCCGCTCTCGGATGCCCTGCGCGGCAAGGCGGAAACCGCGCTGGAAACGATCAAGGTGCGTTCATAA
- the pstC gene encoding phosphate ABC transporter permease subunit PstC yields the protein MSSKSISGESGTGRAGDKIFSGIAVTAGCLILFVLFCVAVFLMWQALPTFMADPADISGGGFGQYILPLVIGTVIAAIIALLIATPVGIGVALFISHYAPRRLAQGLGYLVDLLAAIPSVVYGAWGMTVLAPALVGPYNWLAENAGWIPIFAGPASQTGKTMLTAGIVLSVMVLPIITSLTREIFLQTPKLHEEAALAMGATRWEMIRMAVFPFARPGVVSAVMLGLGRALGETMAVALVLSSGGLIASLIRPGNQTIAAEIALNFPEAFGLRLSELIAAGLVLFLITLAVNVIARWIISRHKEFSGAN from the coding sequence GTGTCCAGCAAGTCCATATCGGGAGAAAGCGGCACCGGCCGCGCCGGAGACAAGATTTTCTCCGGCATTGCGGTGACAGCCGGGTGCCTTATTCTCTTCGTCCTGTTCTGCGTGGCGGTTTTCCTCATGTGGCAGGCGCTGCCGACGTTTATGGCAGACCCTGCGGACATCTCCGGCGGCGGGTTCGGACAGTACATCCTGCCCCTGGTCATAGGAACGGTGATTGCCGCCATCATTGCGCTGCTCATCGCCACACCGGTGGGCATCGGCGTCGCACTGTTTATCTCGCACTACGCCCCGCGCCGGCTTGCGCAGGGACTGGGATACCTGGTGGACCTGCTGGCGGCTATTCCGTCAGTGGTCTACGGTGCCTGGGGCATGACGGTGCTGGCCCCGGCCCTGGTGGGCCCGTACAACTGGCTGGCTGAAAACGCCGGCTGGATTCCGATTTTTGCCGGTCCGGCCAGCCAGACCGGCAAGACCATGCTCACCGCGGGCATTGTGCTCTCCGTGATGGTGCTGCCGATCATCACCTCCCTGACCCGGGAGATCTTCCTGCAGACACCCAAACTGCATGAGGAAGCAGCACTGGCCATGGGTGCCACCCGCTGGGAAATGATCCGGATGGCGGTTTTCCCCTTCGCCCGGCCCGGCGTCGTCAGCGCCGTCATGCTGGGGCTTGGCCGTGCCCTCGGTGAAACCATGGCGGTCGCGCTGGTGCTTTCCTCGGGCGGCCTGATCGCCAGCCTGATCCGGCCGGGCAACCAGACCATCGCCGCCGAGATCGCCCTGAACTTCCCTGAGGCGTTCGGACTCCGGCTCTCGGAACTGATTGCCGCAGGACTCGTGCTGTTCCTGATCACGCTGGCGGTCAACGTTATTGCCCGCTGGATCATCAGCCGCCATAAAGAATTCTCGGGAGCCAACTGA